One Jeotgalibaca porci genomic region harbors:
- the rpsP gene encoding 30S ribosomal protein S16, whose protein sequence is MAVKIRLKRMGSKRNPFYRVVVADSRAPRDGRFIEKVGTYNPVVEPAEVKFDEELVLKWLADGAQPSDTVRNLLSQEGIMKKFHDSKSAK, encoded by the coding sequence ATGGCAGTTAAAATTCGTCTAAAACGTATGGGATCTAAAAGAAATCCTTTTTACCGTGTAGTTGTAGCAGATTCACGTGCTCCTCGTGACGGTCGTTTCATCGAAAAAGTTGGTACTTATAACCCAGTTGTTGAACCAGCTGAAGTAAAATTTGATGAAGAACTAGTCTTGAAATGGTTAGCTGATGGTGCTCAACCGTCTGATACAGTTAGAAACTTACTTTCACAAGAAGGTATCATGAAAAAATTCCACGATTCCAAATCAGCTAAATAA
- the rplS gene encoding 50S ribosomal protein L19, translating to MNLIESITQDQLRNDIPDFRPGDTVRVHARVVEGERERIQLFEGVVIKRRGTGISETYTVRKISNGVGVERTFPIHTPRVAKLEVVRFGKVRRAKLYYLRELHGKAARIPERRR from the coding sequence ATGAACTTAATCGAATCAATTACTCAAGATCAACTACGCAATGACATTCCTGATTTCCGTCCTGGAGATACAGTACGTGTCCATGCTCGTGTTGTTGAGGGCGAGAGAGAACGTATCCAACTTTTCGAAGGCGTTGTAATCAAACGTCGCGGAACAGGCATCAGCGAAACTTACACAGTTCGTAAGATTTCTAACGGTGTTGGTGTTGAGCGTACTTTCCCAATCCACACACCACGTGTTGCTAAACTTGAAGTTGTCCGCTTTGGTAAAGTACGTCGTGCAAAATTGTACTACCTACGCGAACTTCACGGAAAAGCAGCTCGTATTCCAGAGCGTCGTCGTTAA
- the ffh gene encoding signal recognition particle protein yields the protein MAFEGLSERLQGAMTKIGKKGKITEADLKEMMREVRLALLEADVNFKVVKDFVRKVNDRALGSDVLESLSPAQQVVKIVNEELTELMGGEQEPFVFAKKPPTVVMMVGLQGAGKTTTAGKLANYMKKRENKRPMLAAADVYRPAAIDQLQTIGKQLDFPVYAKGTEANPVDIAREAVEEARLNGRDLVIIDTAGRLHVDEVLMTELKNIKAAVQPDEILFTVDAMTGQDAVNVAKAFNEQLGITGVILTKLDGDTRGGSALSIRSVTGKPIKFTGQGEKLDDIEPFYPERMASRILGMGDMLTLIEKAQQDFDEDKAKEMADKIRENTFDFNDFIDQMDQVTSMGPLEDLLKMIPGMSQVPGLDQMKIDPKDMAHMKAIVLSMTKQERENPELLSQSRRRRIAKGSGRNLAEVNRLIKQFNESRSMMNKMSKGNFAGLEGLMGSGPKGKLNQIAMKQMARKMNKKKKKKKK from the coding sequence ATGGCATTTGAAGGTCTATCAGAGCGTCTACAAGGCGCCATGACGAAAATCGGTAAAAAAGGTAAAATTACCGAAGCTGATTTAAAAGAAATGATGCGTGAAGTCCGTCTTGCTTTACTCGAAGCCGACGTTAACTTCAAAGTAGTAAAAGATTTCGTTCGTAAAGTTAATGACCGTGCATTGGGCTCTGATGTATTAGAATCACTGTCTCCAGCACAACAAGTTGTTAAAATTGTAAACGAAGAATTAACAGAATTAATGGGTGGCGAACAAGAGCCGTTTGTATTCGCTAAGAAGCCGCCAACAGTTGTTATGATGGTTGGTTTGCAAGGTGCGGGTAAAACTACCACTGCTGGTAAATTAGCTAACTACATGAAGAAACGTGAAAATAAACGTCCTATGTTGGCCGCGGCTGACGTCTACCGTCCAGCAGCAATTGACCAATTGCAAACAATTGGGAAACAATTAGATTTCCCGGTTTATGCAAAAGGAACAGAGGCAAATCCAGTTGACATCGCACGCGAAGCAGTTGAAGAAGCACGCCTAAATGGCCGTGACTTGGTTATCATCGATACGGCTGGTCGTCTGCACGTTGATGAAGTCTTGATGACAGAGCTGAAAAATATTAAAGCAGCTGTCCAACCGGATGAAATCCTCTTTACAGTGGATGCTATGACGGGTCAAGATGCAGTTAATGTGGCAAAAGCCTTTAACGAACAGTTGGGAATTACCGGTGTTATTTTAACCAAACTTGATGGTGATACGCGTGGTGGTTCTGCACTGTCTATTCGCTCCGTAACGGGCAAACCTATTAAGTTTACCGGACAAGGCGAGAAGTTAGATGATATCGAACCGTTCTACCCAGAACGTATGGCTTCCCGTATTTTAGGTATGGGGGACATGTTGACGCTGATTGAAAAAGCACAACAAGACTTCGATGAAGATAAAGCCAAAGAAATGGCTGACAAAATCCGCGAAAATACGTTTGATTTCAATGACTTCATTGATCAAATGGATCAAGTGACCAGTATGGGGCCTTTGGAAGATCTATTGAAGATGATTCCAGGAATGAGTCAAGTACCAGGCCTTGACCAAATGAAGATTGATCCAAAAGATATGGCGCATATGAAAGCCATTGTTCTTTCAATGACGAAACAAGAACGTGAGAATCCTGAATTGTTATCTCAAAGTCGTCGTCGTCGTATTGCGAAAGGTTCCGGTCGTAACTTGGCTGAGGTAAACCGTCTAATTAAACAGTTTAACGAATCGCGCAGCATGATGAATAAGATGTCTAAAGGGAATTTTGCTGGCTTAGAAGGCTTAATGGGCAGCGGTCCAAAAGGCAAATTAAACCAAATTGCGATGAAACAAATGGCGCGCAAAATGAACAAGAAAAAGAAGAAGAAAAAAAAGTAA
- a CDS encoding putative DNA-binding protein, translating to MEIEKTNYMNTLFEFYGDLLTSKQKGYLSLYYGDDYSLGEIAEDFEVSRQAVYDNIKRTEKILTDYEEKLQLVGSFMLRSELLSQLKEYTTEKYASDNELSRIIHQLESIDD from the coding sequence GTGGAAATAGAAAAAACAAATTATATGAATACTTTGTTTGAATTTTATGGTGATCTACTGACATCAAAGCAAAAAGGCTACCTCTCGCTTTACTACGGAGATGATTATTCACTCGGTGAAATTGCAGAAGACTTCGAAGTAAGTCGACAAGCTGTTTATGATAATATCAAGCGTACGGAAAAGATATTAACGGATTATGAGGAAAAACTACAGTTGGTTGGAAGCTTTATGTTGCGCAGTGAATTACTGAGTCAATTAAAAGAGTACACAACTGAAAAGTACGCCAGCGACAACGAATTGAGCAGAATCATTCATCAATTAGAATCAATTGACGATTAA
- the ftsY gene encoding signal recognition particle-docking protein FtsY, with protein MGLFDRIKRAFTGEDVVQEPVNEEKRIVIDKFDKGMEKTRKSFSDKLNELFAGFREVDEDFFDDLEEVLISADVGFDMTIAISDVLREEMRLKPARTGEQVKNLIVETLVDIYEKGQIGLPTIKENPDGLTVVLFVGVNGVGKTTTIGKYAHKLKSEGKKVLLAAGDTFRAGAIEQLEVWGERVGVDVVTSDAKSDPASVVFDALKKGSTEHYDYLLVDTAGRLQNKVNLMKELEKINRIIHREIPGGAAETLLVLDATTGQNALIQAKQFKETTDVTGLILTKLDGTAKGGVILAIRQEMEIPVKFVGLGEGMNDLQVFDPEQYIYGLVKDLVEKKA; from the coding sequence ATGGGATTATTTGATCGCATTAAACGTGCCTTCACTGGTGAGGATGTTGTCCAAGAACCAGTAAACGAAGAGAAACGAATAGTCATTGATAAATTTGACAAAGGCATGGAAAAAACGCGTAAGAGTTTTTCAGACAAACTGAATGAACTTTTTGCCGGTTTCCGTGAAGTTGACGAAGATTTCTTTGACGATTTAGAAGAAGTTTTAATTTCAGCCGATGTCGGATTCGATATGACTATTGCGATCTCTGATGTATTGCGTGAGGAAATGCGTCTGAAACCAGCACGTACCGGAGAGCAAGTGAAGAACTTAATTGTTGAGACATTGGTTGATATTTATGAAAAAGGCCAAATAGGCTTGCCGACAATTAAAGAAAACCCAGATGGCCTTACTGTTGTTTTATTTGTTGGTGTGAATGGTGTCGGTAAGACGACAACAATCGGTAAGTACGCACATAAACTTAAGAGTGAAGGTAAGAAGGTTCTCTTGGCTGCAGGGGATACTTTCCGGGCTGGAGCAATTGAACAGTTGGAAGTATGGGGCGAACGCGTGGGCGTGGATGTCGTAACATCTGATGCCAAGTCTGATCCCGCATCTGTTGTTTTTGACGCTTTGAAAAAAGGATCCACAGAACACTACGACTATTTATTGGTTGATACAGCAGGACGTCTGCAAAACAAAGTAAACTTGATGAAAGAGCTTGAAAAAATCAATCGGATTATTCACAGAGAGATTCCGGGTGGTGCAGCGGAAACATTATTGGTCTTGGACGCAACTACAGGGCAAAATGCACTGATACAAGCGAAGCAATTCAAGGAAACAACCGATGTAACAGGCTTAATTCTGACGAAATTGGATGGAACTGCCAAAGGTGGGGTTATTCTGGCGATTCGTCAAGAAATGGAAATCCCAGTAAAATTTGTAGGTTTGGGTGAAGGAATGAACGATCTGCAAGTGTTCGATCCGGAACAATATATCTACGGCTTGGTAAAAGATTTAGTAGAGAAGAAAGCATAG
- a CDS encoding KH domain-containing protein: protein MPDIQELILTMIKPLVEFKDEVSIEIKETNEFFEYHLKVNPEDVGRVIGKQGRVAKAIRTIVYSVRTKQSKRVRLVIDGGNG from the coding sequence ATGCCTGATATTCAAGAATTGATTCTAACCATGATTAAGCCACTCGTTGAATTCAAGGATGAAGTTTCAATTGAGATTAAAGAAACAAATGAGTTTTTTGAATATCATTTGAAGGTTAACCCTGAAGATGTTGGCCGCGTCATCGGTAAACAAGGCCGTGTTGCGAAAGCAATCCGGACAATCGTCTATAGTGTACGAACAAAACAATCAAAGCGTGTGCGTCTTGTCATCGATGGTGGCAACGGCTAA
- the yidA gene encoding sugar-phosphatase, with protein MIKLIALDLDGTLLDSQKNISEMNKQAIHKALAKGVKVVLCTGRPLGGIKRYVDELDLLGEEDFSITYNGGLVQRNHDSKVLSEKTLSYQDIQTIYQLSQDLGLPMNMLDLEYVYEPEYPTGRDSLYPSLMSASLPFVKREIASFEADHQFNKVVFCTDPAYLDDAITRIPAAFHEQFSTMKSRPLLYEIMHPEVDKGSGIARLCELMGFSADEVMVCGDEENDAAMFDYAGVAVAMENATEAIKSKATYITKTNDEDGVAHAIHKFVL; from the coding sequence CGCTTGATTTAGATGGCACATTATTAGACAGCCAAAAAAATATCAGCGAAATGAATAAACAAGCCATTCATAAAGCCCTAGCTAAAGGGGTTAAAGTCGTTCTGTGTACCGGTCGACCATTAGGCGGAATTAAACGTTATGTAGATGAACTGGATTTGTTGGGAGAAGAAGATTTCTCAATCACGTATAACGGTGGTCTTGTTCAACGTAACCATGATTCAAAGGTATTATCAGAAAAAACATTATCCTATCAAGATATTCAAACGATTTATCAATTAAGTCAAGATCTTGGTTTACCAATGAATATGTTGGATTTGGAATATGTATATGAACCGGAATATCCAACGGGAAGAGATTCGCTGTATCCCTCATTGATGAGTGCGAGTCTCCCTTTCGTAAAACGCGAAATCGCAAGTTTTGAAGCGGATCACCAATTCAATAAAGTTGTTTTTTGTACAGATCCTGCTTATTTGGATGACGCAATTACCCGCATTCCAGCTGCATTTCACGAGCAGTTTTCTACCATGAAATCACGACCTTTGCTGTATGAAATCATGCATCCAGAAGTTGACAAAGGCAGCGGTATCGCACGTTTGTGTGAATTGATGGGCTTTAGTGCCGACGAAGTAATGGTTTGTGGTGATGAAGAAAATGATGCCGCTATGTTTGATTATGCCGGCGTTGCGGTTGCGATGGAAAATGCGACAGAAGCGATTAAATCCAAAGCAACATATATTACCAAAACGAACGATGAAGATGGCGTTGCACACGCGATTCATAAGTTTGTACTATAA
- the trmD gene encoding tRNA (guanosine(37)-N1)-methyltransferase TrmD — protein MRIDVLTLFPNMFEGPMTDSIIGKAAEKEIVTITTTNFREFADNKHKTVDDYPFGGGAGMLLKAQPIVDAIGNIETNYPETKKRIILMDPAGKKYDQALAEELAEEEHLVFICGHYEGYDERIKEFITDEISIGDFILTGGELSAMVIIDSVVRLLPETLGNTLSSQTDSFSTGLLEHPQYTRPRDFRGMEVPDVLVSGNHAKIEEWQEKESLRKTWQKRPDLLDALTLTKQQEAWLEEFKKAEKK, from the coding sequence ATGAGAATTGATGTATTGACTCTATTTCCGAATATGTTTGAAGGGCCAATGACAGATTCAATTATCGGTAAAGCAGCAGAGAAAGAAATCGTGACGATTACAACGACGAATTTCCGTGAGTTTGCCGACAATAAACATAAAACAGTGGATGACTATCCATTTGGCGGTGGAGCAGGTATGCTTCTAAAAGCACAACCGATTGTGGACGCCATCGGAAATATTGAAACAAATTATCCGGAAACGAAGAAACGTATTATTCTAATGGATCCAGCTGGTAAAAAATATGATCAGGCTTTGGCTGAAGAATTGGCTGAGGAAGAGCATCTTGTTTTTATTTGCGGGCATTATGAAGGTTACGACGAACGCATCAAAGAATTCATCACCGATGAAATTTCCATTGGGGACTTTATCCTGACCGGTGGCGAATTAAGCGCAATGGTTATTATTGATAGTGTGGTGCGTTTACTGCCTGAAACATTAGGAAACACGTTATCCAGTCAAACTGATTCGTTTTCAACCGGTCTATTGGAACACCCGCAATATACACGCCCGCGCGATTTCCGAGGAATGGAAGTTCCAGATGTTTTGGTAAGCGGGAATCATGCCAAGATTGAAGAATGGCAAGAAAAAGAATCCTTGCGGAAAACGTGGCAGAAACGGCCAGATTTGCTGGATGCTCTGACATTAACGAAGCAACAAGAAGCTTGGTTAGAAGAGTTTAAGAAAGCCGAAAAAAAATAA
- a CDS encoding DUF4828 domain-containing protein: MNIKMVRKQLFVLFSLFIGIMPLLTKISSKKSKTIPLKPLSLFDLIGEWVAEEETVLKIDDQGAVYLNTVPIALHNVEAQQNMITLQDRFGYNITITKSDDTTLSFYDEAEDTSFLFHKK, encoded by the coding sequence TTGAATATTAAAATGGTGCGCAAACAGCTATTTGTTTTATTTTCTCTTTTTATTGGTATCATGCCCTTGCTAACGAAAATCAGTAGTAAAAAATCAAAAACGATTCCTCTTAAACCATTGTCCCTTTTTGACTTGATTGGCGAATGGGTAGCTGAAGAAGAAACGGTTTTGAAGATTGACGACCAAGGGGCTGTTTATCTCAATACTGTGCCAATCGCTTTGCATAATGTCGAAGCACAGCAAAATATGATTACACTGCAGGACCGCTTTGGCTATAATATTACCATTACCAAATCCGATGATACGACGCTCTCTTTCTATGACGAAGCTGAAGACACATCTTTCTTATTCCATAAAAAATAA
- the rimM gene encoding ribosome maturation factor RimM (Essential for efficient processing of 16S rRNA) — protein MEHYFDVGTIVNTQGLKGEVRVISVTDFAEERYKKGSSLMLFQDGKAPIELIVKSHRKHKNFDLLTFDGKNRIEDVEIYKGGTLKINAEAQHELDEEEFYFHEIIGIEMKLESGESLGKVKEILPLGSNDVWVVQRKGKKDLLLPYIKDVIQEVNIAEGYAIVTPLEGMLEE, from the coding sequence ATGGAACACTATTTTGATGTCGGCACTATCGTTAATACACAAGGACTGAAAGGTGAAGTTCGTGTTATATCTGTAACAGATTTCGCTGAAGAGAGATATAAAAAAGGTTCCAGCTTGATGCTGTTCCAAGACGGCAAAGCTCCGATTGAACTCATCGTTAAAAGCCACCGCAAACATAAGAACTTCGATTTACTAACTTTTGATGGTAAAAATCGAATTGAAGATGTAGAAATTTATAAAGGCGGTACGCTAAAAATAAACGCTGAAGCGCAACACGAACTTGATGAAGAAGAGTTCTATTTCCACGAGATTATCGGAATAGAAATGAAATTGGAATCAGGCGAATCACTAGGTAAGGTGAAAGAAATTCTACCTTTAGGCTCAAATGACGTGTGGGTTGTGCAACGTAAAGGTAAGAAAGACTTATTATTGCCGTATATCAAGGATGTTATCCAAGAAGTAAATATTGCTGAAGGCTACGCGATTGTAACACCATTGGAAGGAATGCTGGAAGAATGA